One region of Nothobranchius furzeri strain GRZ-AD chromosome 16, NfurGRZ-RIMD1, whole genome shotgun sequence genomic DNA includes:
- the LOC107387988 gene encoding transient receptor potential cation channel subfamily M member 4 has product MVDAGGEKGKASDKDQSWFPKIFKKRVCSTFVEDSSSNGALCQCGNRRVDHSSVALGDCFSTAIVNHWDSAQHSSEYPTDAFGEVQFTGTSKRHSHFLRLSCDTQPSSVYDMMMNNWGLPSPNLVVSVVGGDGRSKVKTWVREVIRQGLVKASQRAGAWILTTGLREGISRCVGEAVRDHAAAAASSYSNRVVALGIASWGLVHKRRQLVNSKGSFPAKYNVQNSSQDSSCCLDNNYRAFLLVDDGTVGRRGRETAFKAKLENYISHQRTGSGSIDVPVICMLISGEASRLERVDLSLKKSIPWLVLAGSGGTADFLSDLLNNLSSASTKGDGEASTNVDLKEKVTEQVKKYFPAEQATDKLVEKALSIYENRDLITVYHGEQESPTDFDTVLLKALVGASKHRGSVDSSPYYEQLKLAVTWNRVDIAKSELFNGDIQWKHEDLEESMTDVLINDKPQFVRLFTENGFNIHDYLSYGRLEELYCSVAKGTLLYQLLQDHLVLRLGPTTSISMSASATNVQESLSKRTTEKPSSEPKRKITLFEVSEVLESLTGDVCQPFYYDVLNLKDIVSQRKALKRASKLLLGDCAYRNESCQSPWASLFIWAVLQNRCEMATFFWEMRSESVLTALSGCKMLRELSRLETENETKLSMKELAQKFENLAHDVFSSCYSSDENRSFDLLIRKSSFWGGTTCLQMGVGADARLFFSHDGVQALLSQIWWGDMDRNTHVWKLLLTFFCPFLCYTSLISFRLPNDQLEEEETSQEDGPSDSHYGTTVFSFSAIKQIEDEADEVCTPTSATIKGFPELYRTPPRPFIISRWRQFWFAPVTSFLGNVLMYFLFLVFYAYVLLMDFKPPPPSGPSISEYVLYFWVFTFVCEEIREIFFIEGSSWRQNIRVYFQDVWNKFDLIAIILFITGLISRMFEQTYEYGRDALCVDYMVFTLRLIHIFAIHKQLGPKIIIVGKMVKDIFFFLFFLGVWLMAYGVANQALLYSYDPSLSRIFRRVFYRPYLHIYGQIPVEEVDVGKDWDRECTDNTTLIDEGAEPCRSLYNNWLVVILLVIYLIVTNILLINLLIAMFSYTFSEVQGNSDIYWKFQRYNVIVQYHTRPSLAPPFIILSHINLFIKRKIRKVPSVKIYHFVLHLDQKESNRLTTWETIQKEDVLAAQNKIQKSSDSERLKRISDKMDGVVKHFTESRDIDLRLGALETEVEFCSKALKWIMKTLEESSKFEPSQPPPT; this is encoded by the exons ATGGTGGACGCGGGAGGAGAAAAAGGCAAAGCATCTGACAAAGACCAG AGCTGGTTTCCCAAGATATTCAAGAAGAGAGTGTGCTCCACCTTTGTAGAGGATTCTTCCAG TAATGGAGCGCTGTGTCAGTGTGGAAATAGGAGAGTCGACCACAGCTCTGTGGCTCTTGGGGACTGCTTTAGCACAGCCATAGTGAACCACTGGGACAGCGCCCAGCACTCGTCTGAATACCCGACTGATGCTTTTGGAGAGGTGCAATTTACTGGAACCAGCAAGAGACACAGCCAT TTTCTGCGTCTGTCATGTGACACCCAACCATCTAGTGTCTACGATATGATGATGAACAATTGGGGTCTTCCTTCTCCAAACCTGGTGGTTTCTGTTGTGGGAGGAGATGGCAGGTCAAAGGTGAAGACCTGGGTGCGTGAGGTCATCAGGCAGGGACTTGTAAAAGCTTCACAAAGAGCAG GAGCATGGATCCTGACAACAGGACTGCGAGAAGGCATCAGTAGGTGTGTTGGAGAGGCAGTCAGAGATCATGCTGCGGCTGCAGCTTCTTCATATTCCAACAGGGTGGTGGCATTGGGCATCGCTTCATGGGGCCTGGTGCACAAGAGAAGACAACTCGTCAACTCTAAG GGCAGCTTTCCTGCTAAATACAATGTGCAGAACTCATCTCAGGATTCCTCCTGTTGCCTGGACAACAACTACAGGGCCTTCCTGCTGGTGGATGATGGGACCGTGGGCCGCAGAGGAAGAGAGACTGCATTCAAAGCTAAACTGGAGAACTACATCTCCCATCAGCGCACGG GCAGTGGCAGCATCGATGTTCCTGTCATTTGCATGCTGATATCAGGAGAGGCAAGCAGACTTGAG AGAGTGGATCTTTCTCTGAAGAAATCCATTCCCTGGCTGGTGCTGGCTGGTTCAGGTGGCACTGCAGACTTCCTGAGTGATCTCTTGAACAACCTGTCTTCAGCCTCTACCAAGGGTGATGGTGAGGCCAGTACCAATGTGGATTTGAAAGAGAAAGTGACAGAACAAGTGAAGAAATACTTTCCTGCCGAACAGGCGACGGACAAACTCGTTGAAAAG GCTCTAAGCATCTACGAGAACAGAGATTTGATCACAGTCTACCACGGCGAGCAGGAAAGCCCAACGGATTTTGACACAGTGTTACTCAAAGCATTGGTAGGAG CAAGTAAGCACCGTGGATCAGTCGATTCCAGCCCCTACTATGAACAGCTGAAGCTAGCTGTCACATGGAACAGGGTGGACATAGCAAAGAGTGAACTCTTTAATGGAGACATCCAGTGGAAG CATGAAGATTTGGAAGAATCCATGACTGATGTCCTGATCAATGACAAGCCCCAGTTTGTCCGTCTTTTTACTGAAAATGGCTTTAACATCCACGACTATCTGAGCTATGGTCGGCTGGAGGAGCTTTACTGTTCTGTAGCTAAAGGAACGCTGCTATACCAGCTACTTCAGGACCATCTGGTGTTACGGCTTGGACCTACAACATCTATATCTATGTCAGCATCAGCTACTAATGTGCAAGAGTCACTCTCCAAAAGGACAACAGAGAAACCATCAAGTGAACCAAAGAGAAAGATCACTCTTTTTGAG gttTCAGAAGTCCTGGAATCATTAACGGGTGACGTCTGTCAGCCCTTCTACTATGATGTTTTGAACTTAAAGGATATTGTATCCCAGAGGAAAGCGCTTAAG CGTGcaagtaaactgctgcttggagaCTGTGCATATAGAAATGAAAGCTGCCAGTCCCCCTGGGCTTCACTCTTCATCTGGGCTGTCCTGCAGAACCGTTGTGAGATGGCGACTTTCTTCTGGGAGATG AGAAGTGAATCTGTGCTGACTGCTCTGAGTGGATGTAAGATGCTGAGGGAGCTGTCCAGGCTGGAGACTGAGAATGAAACCAAACTCTCCATGAAAGAGCTGGCCCAGAAGTTTGAGAATCTGGCACACG ATGTCTTCAGCTCTTGCTACAGCAGCGATGAAAATCGCTCGTTTGATCTGCTGATTAGAAAATCATCTTTCTGGGGAGGAACCACCTGCCTTCAGATGGGCGTGGGAGCTGATGCACGGCTTTTCTTCAGCCATGATGGAGTACAG GCTCTGCTGTCCCAGATCTGGTGGGGGGACATGGACAGGAACACACATGTGTGGAAGCTCCTGCTCACTTTCTTCTGTCCGTTCCTTTGCTACACCAGCCTCATCTCCTTCAG ATTGCCAAATGACCAGCTTGAAGAGGAGGAGACGTCTCAAGAAGACGGTCCATCTGACAGTCATTATGGGACGACTGTCTTCTCTTTCTCGGCCATCAAGCAAAT TGAAGATGAAGCAGATGAAGTTTGTACTCCCACTTCTGCTACCATCAAAG GCTTCCCTGAACTTTACAGAACTCCACCACGTCCGTTCATCATCTCCCGTTGGCGCCAGTTCTGGTTTGCACCAGTCACTTCATTTTTGGGCAACGTCCTGATGTACTTCCTTTTTCTGGTGTTTTATGCGTACGTGCTGTTGATGGACTTCAAGCCTCCGCCACCCTCTGGTCCGTCCATCTCAGAGTACGTGCTGTACTTCTGGGTGTTCACCTTTGTGTGCGAGGAGATCAGAGAG ATTTTCTTTATAGAAGGATCATCTTGGCGTCAAAACATCAGAGTCTATTTTCaggatgtgtggaataaatttgACCTCATCGCCATCATATTATTCATCACAGGATTGATCAGCAG GATGTTTGAGCAGACCTATGAATATGGACGGGACGCCCTGTGTGTGGACTACATGGTCTTCACCCTTCGCCTCATTCACATTTTTGCCATTCACAAACAGCTGGGACCAAAAATTATCATTGTTGGCAAGATG GTTAAGGacatcttcttcttcctcttcttcctgggAGTGTGGCTCATGGCGTACGGAGTAGCCAATCAGGCTTTACTTTACTCCTATGACCCGAGCCTGAGTCGCATTTTTCGCAGAGTTTTCTACAGGCCGTACTTACACATCTATGGCCAGATTCCTGTGGAGGAGGTTGATG TTGGGAAGGACTGGGATCGGGAGTGCACAGACAACACAACATTGATTGATGAGGGTGCAGAGCCATGCAGGTCTCTGTACAATAACTGGCTGGTGGTTATTCTGCTGGTCATTTATCTGATAGTTACCAACATCCTGCTCATCAACCTGCTCATTGCCATGTTTAG CTACACCTTCAGTGAAGTGCAGGGTAACAGCGACATCTACTGGAAGTTCCAGCGCTACAACGTGATAGTCCAGTATCATACTCGTCCATCGCTGGCTCCTCCCTTCATCATCCTCTCACACATCAACTTGTTTATCAAGAGGAAAATCCGAAAAGTTCCTTCTGTCAAGATCTACCACTTTG TCTTGCACTTAGACCAAAAAGAATCAAACAGGTTAACGACGTGGGAAACCATCCAGAAAGAGGACGTCCTGGCTGCACAAAACAAAATCCAGAAAAGTAGTGACTCAGAGAGACTCAAACGGATATCTGACAA AATGGATGGAGTTGTGAAACATTTCACTGAAAGCAGAGATATTGATCTCAGACTTGGGGCTCTGGAAACGGAG GTGGAGTTCTGCTCAAAGGCACTCAAATGGATCATGAAAACATTGGAAGAAAGCAGCAAATTCGAACCTTCCCAACCGCCACCTACATAA